Sequence from the Rhizobium sp. TH2 genome:
CGGCGGCGGCGGCCGGGATCTCTTCCGCTACGCCATGCTGGATGGCGGCGACACGATCACCGATTTCAAGCAGGGCCAGGATCGTATCCGCATCGAAGGCTTCACGCTCTACGACAGCTTTGGCGATCTTGACTTCGTCAAATCGGGCAATGACGTCCGCATCTCCTTCGCCGCCGAGAACGTCACCGATTTCATCCTGGTCGAGAAGCAAGTGATCGGCGACTTCGACAAGGGCGATTTCCTGTTCGGGTGAAGCGACCTACCGCTTCGCCCCCACGGCCCGTCTGCGTCCAAATACCGGCCGTTCCGCCGTCTGCGGCAGGGCAGGGGCGTCGTTGGCGTTGGCGGCCTGTTCGTCCTCTGGCGTCCGGCCTTCGGCATAGTCGTCGGCGCGCAGCCATGCGCGCATGCGGTCGTCACAACGTTCCGGATCGAGGCCGGACCACAGCGTGGCTGCGCGGCTCTCGGTGCCTGCCATCTCCTTGAGATGCGGGTAGAACTGGGTGAGCATGAAGCACCCGTCGGCCTCGTCGAGCCCCAGCGCCATCAGCGCGGTGCCCAACTGCTGGCCCGAGAGGTCGAGCATGATGCGTTCGGAGAGCCAGCGGCTGGAACCCAGCGCATCGGCCAGCGTGAAGGAAAAGCGGCGCGCTTCCTTCAACCGCGCGAAGCGGATCAGCAGGCTGGTGCGCGTATCGTCGATGCTTTCCGCCGTCTCGGCGTCGCGCGCCAGCGTGTCGCGATGGACCAGCGCCTTGAGCTGCTGGCGCAGTTGCTCCTCGCGCGTCACCGCGAAACCCTGTTCCTCGATCAGCGCGGTTTCCGCATCGCGTGGCGCGGCTTCGTCCTCGCCCCGGTGCTTTTCGAGCGCGGTATGCAGCGAGACCAGCGCATCCACCACATCAACGGAGAGGTTTTCGCGCGCGGCAACCGCCTTGGCATGGAGCGGACCCTGGGTGCGGGCGATCTGGATCAGCATTTCGTCGGATATCGCCGGGCTGGTGGTGATGAAGATCGCGGCGAGCGCGATCGGTTGT
This genomic interval carries:
- a CDS encoding DUF2336 domain-containing protein produces the protein MRMKDVVLMATVSSFENMAQPGRHELRQFSELFEPVFKASRVEAKRNAIAAISRCATVPDQVAWFIATQPIALAAIFITTSPAISDEMLIQIARTQGPLHAKAVAARENLSVDVVDALVSLHTALEKHRGEDEAAPRDAETALIEEQGFAVTREEQLRQQLKALVHRDTLARDAETAESIDDTRTSLLIRFARLKEARRFSFTLADALGSSRWLSERIMLDLSGQQLGTALMALGLDEADGCFMLTQFYPHLKEMAGTESRAATLWSGLDPERCDDRMRAWLRADDYAEGRTPEDEQAANANDAPALPQTAERPVFGRRRAVGAKR